The DNA window ACGGAGGACTGGTTGAGTTCGCCACTGAATTCATCCTGCAATGCCAGCTCACCAAATGGTTCGGTTAAGACGGCCTGATAATACGGTCCGTCGCCGATAGGCTGGAGCTGATAGACGATTTTCATCGCCACAACATGATATTCTTCGTCTTCGGTATCGAGCATCTTGTAGTGCATAACCGAAAAAGGGGTCAGATTTTTAAATTCCATCTCTAAGCTCCTTAGTTCAGGTCGATGTCCTGCGCGCTGATTTGAATGGCATCACTGGCCTGGAACAGGAAATTATTCCCCTGAATGGTGACATTACCCAGTTTGTCCATGCGCAGAACACTGCTGCCACAACGCAGTTCAATAACCGTACCTGCGGTAATGGATAAAGACTCACCGACGTCAAGTGTATCCGTCAGGCCAATGGTCTCTTCTCGGTGTTCATAGACTTCAATGTTCTGATTTTTCTCGATAGTTTCAGAATGGTTTGCCAGCACATGGGTATCACGGTCATTGAGTACTTTGGTATTCATGTCCTTCTGGGCATGGATAAACACTTCTTCACTGCCTTTCGCATCCTCAAACCGCAGTTCGTTAAAGCCTTTGCCTTTGTGGGTTTTGGTCTTGAACGTGGTGCGGGTTTTCTGCGAAGGCAAATCCAGCGGCGGGCGGTTCAGACCGTTGTAGACACAGCCGGTGACTATCGGGCGGTCAATATCGCCGTTCAGGTAAGAGACAATCACTTCCTGCCCGATGCGCGGGATGGCCATAAAACCAAATCCGTTTCCGTTCCAGCCCTGAGCCACGCGTACCCAGCAGGAGGCACCGTCATCCGCTTTGTCATAACGGTTCCAGTGAAAATGGACTTTTATCGCGCCGTCTTTATTGACGAAGATTTCTTCCCCTTCCGGGCCAACCACTGTGGCGGTTTCATCGCCATCGGCCAGTGGCTTGTAATGGAACGGCGGACGCCAGTCGGCAAGACCGTCGATAAAACTAAAGTGATTGCTCAGTGTGGTGCCCTCGCCGCCGTTATCGCCCATGGCTCCCGGACAGCGGCCGTGATGGCTGATCCCGACAATCTGCCAGCGGGCATTGAGCGGAGCGTGCGGGTGGCTGTTGATTTCAAAGATTTTGCCCGGCATCAGTTTGATGCAGTTACTGCTGCCGCTGCCGGTCTTTTTCTGGTTATCCAGTGCCTCATGGCGGTATTTGAGGAACGGTTTGGCTGCCGCATCTTTTTGAAAACGCCCGTAACTTTCAAACACGGTATACGGGGTTTGGCTGCCAAAATCGCGGAAACCTTCACTGCTTTGCATATGCGAGAGGTGATAACGCGGATTGTCATAGTTAAAGTCTTTGTGGAGGCTGCGTTGCGGACTCATGCCGACACCCAGCCGCACCTGATAAATCGTATCGATGCCGTGGGCAGTTTCCGGTTGTGGGCTGTAGGTCAACGGTAATCCTGCGGTCATCCCTAAATGGCTGTCACTGAAAAAGGCCGTTTCATCCTCAAACCAAAAACTGATACCTTCTTCCGCCGCCAGTCGGCTGAAAAATCCATAGTCAGATTCGCGTTTCTGGGTCACGTATTCCCGGTCTTGATGAGGATCGTAGAGTTTCGAATCCGCCCGCACGTAATGTTTTTTCATCAAATCCGTCAGGATGGCAGGCACATTTTGCTGATGGAATATCCGGCTTTCCTGATTCAACGTCAGGCGCCAGAGTGCCGGCCGCACGGTCAGGGTATACAGGGTTTTATTGCCGTCGGTGCCGGCCCAGTCAGCATGAGAGATGATGCCGGTGATTTTGCGTTGCAGTTGTACGCCTTGGAAAACTTGCAACACCGCTTCCTGCATCAACAAGGCGGTTAAATCGATTTCTGGTTTAGGCCGAAAGGGGTTATCGGGCAGAGACTGAACCAGTGTCAGATTGAGGGTAAACAGTTCAGATAATCCCTCTTGCAGGGAAAACTCCCCTACCGCAAACGTTGATTCAGGCAGCCCCGCGACCTGAAACGTAAACCGCAAGCCACTTTTGGCGGCAGGCAGCTTATCAATAATATTTTTCATCATAGTGTGTTTTGTTCCTTATTGTGATGAGTCAATGGCTTACATCTCCCTGCGTGTTCCGTAGACTTCCCGGAAAGCCCACAACACGCCGCGCGTGTCCGGGGTAGACACATCCAGCTTGACGAAGGTGGACTGGCTGATAAAACACGCCATGGCTTCATGGACTAACCGGCAAAAGCGGTACATTTCCCCCGCGTTGGCGTAACAATCGGGGTTGAGCGTCAGCCCTACCCAATGTCCGCGGACAGGGCGGCCGTATTTCAGGCGATCAGTGAGGTGTTCATCTGTCCGGACAATGCCATCGATATGTCGGCGGATATGGTGGCTGAGCGGGCGATTGAGTTCGGCGTAAGGGTCAAACTGGCGGAGAAACTGTTTCAGGCCGTCGGTGGCAAATAATAACACCGGCGGGCTGGAAAGACAGGAGAGCAATGGCCAACTGGCATTATCTTGCAGCAAGGGCGGATAATCGTCAGAGACCGGCAGAATATTGTGTACGCTGAGGTGGGCGGGTGAGCCTTCCTGTGTGATGGTAATGTCGCCGGGTTTTAAGGTCATGGCCTGCGTGTGGTAACCCAGAAAATCACCGACAACAGCGAGTTCAGGTAAGTGCAGTGCGGGTTTGCCGGTCAGATCAAAAAAAATGCAGCTGGTGTTTCAGCCTGCCCAGTAGATCCCGTTCACGGTGGTACAGGTAATAAAACGTCTCGGGTTCCCCTTCTTCCGCCAGTTCGGGGGTTGACGGCGTAAACTGGTCGATGGGCAGATAGCGGTAGGGTGAGCCCCGTTGCTGGGTTTCATCAGGTTGCTGAACGACCTGAATATCACGCAGCCGGAATAACTGTACGGATTCACCCAGGGACAACGGGTAGCGATGGTCGCCCTCACCCAGCGGCAAGGGTTGGCTGATCAAGGGTTCCAAATGAATAGCCGGCACACAGCCCAGCATAAAAGCATCGCTGACATCATCCAGTGGTAATTCGCCTTTAAAACGGAAAACCAACTCAAAACTGCCGTCGTCATTGAGCGGGACTTCACGACAACTGTCGCTGATATCTACCGTCATAAAGTTATACAAATGAGGCAGTGCATAATATTCCATCAGCAGTTGCATACCCGCGTAAGTGCGTTTTTCCATCGGCAGGATCGGAGTATCAAACAGGTTATGCCAGCCATACGGAAAGCTGCTCAGTTTGCGCTGTTCGCCTTGGGTTCTGAGGCTCATCTCACAGATATGTTCGTCCAGCCACAGGCTTAATTGTGCTGCCCGCGCATTGTCCGTGCCGAGGAAAAAAGACAGCGCCCCGCTTGGCCAGACGGAAGAAGAAATACCCGCCTGGCAAAGCGTCAGCACGATTTCGCTGTGCGTACCGATTTTTTTGACTACCTTGCTTCGTACAATAAGGGGTTCGATATGCAGAGGGCGGCAGGTTTTAAAGGTGAGCAACTGGCCGTTGACTTCCGCAGAAATTGGCGTGCTGGCCGGAATGTCAACAGTGCCCTGATGTTCGCCGTCAATGGGATGAAACTGCATAATGGTTGTGGGCGGAATGGGACTCAGGGCAGTAGGCCAGATACGGGACAGGATGCCGTGGGAGATTTCGGGGCAATCATCCTCAATTTTATCCCGTAAGTTGGCAATCAACAGGGCAAAAGCCTCGAAAACACGCTCAATGTCGGGATCATGGGAAGCAAACAGAAAATCAGCCAGATGAGGCGATGTTTTCGCCACGTATTGAGCCAGTTCGCGCAAATAGGTTCTTTCCCGCAGATACATGGACTCCTTGTTGTTTTTCATTGGCTTTCTCTTTTTATCCTAATGTACCGATGAATAGTTAATCGGCATGTTATGCATAAAGTTTACATAAAATCAGTATGATGCTCGTAGAGGAAGGGTATTGTACGAAATTACTCATTAATATGTTTAATGCTATTCAGTTTTTTAATCATTTAGGAAAAGTCTCATTCCTCGTTATGTGTCATGGTGTAGCGAAATCTGGGACAGGTGTTTTTTTGCATTTTGCAAAAATGAATTGTTTGCTGATTTTTGTCCCTATTTTCTTCACGCTGTTCCGATGTTTTGTGGCATGGAAAGGACGCGATGAAAAAAACGGGTTTACTGTTCCTGATGGGATGGATGGTGTCTCTGTCCTCGGGGGGCCAAAACGGTAGTGTACACTGACCGCCAGTACCCGCCGGTGAATCTGACACCGGACAGCCATGTGGTCTGGCTGGATGCGGCTGAACAGCATCAGAAAAAAACCTTCCCTCAACTTTCCGCTGATCCCCAGCAGGCAACCCTTCAGGCACAGGCCGTGCTGCAATCGCCCCAATGGCGTCAGCAGGAACAGCTGCTTATCAACGCCTACCGTGATGTTGTTGAAGCCTGGCAACGGGGTGTGCGTCAGTACCCGGCGGTGGTCTTTGATGATCGTGATGTGGTGTATGGCACCGCAGATGTGGCTAAAGCGGCGGCGCTCAGGGAGCAACACCGGCCATGAATCCGTCACATATTGCTTTTCCTGTGCTCATCACGCTGGTTGCGGCGTTTGCGCCGGCCACACAAGCCGCCATCAATACGGCCCAAATTGTGGCCGGCAGCCTCTCACCTGCCTGTATTCAGTGGCGGGTCAGCGGCATTTGTTACTGGCTGTTCTGTTCATGGCATGGCTGCACGGTAAAAACCTCGGTCAAAGTGACTCATTTCCTGCCGCAGACGGTGGTCTCCACCTATCATGCACCCGGCGGCAATCCGTGGTCTGAAATGGCGCAAATCAGCGCCTTATCCGGCGGGCTGGAAAATACGGTGACCAGCGCCTTATCTAACTTCACTACCGGCGGGGGCAATCATAATACTCAGGTTGCCGGAAAGCGCAGTACCCATCTGCGTTTCAAATACGCTGATGCTATCGGGCATCCCGCCACCACGCTGATAGGCGGGCAAATTCCGGGTTACTCCTGTAAAAGTGCAGCGACGCCACTGATGCCTTATTTCCTCAGCACGCTGGATACGGTGGCGTGGCGCAGCGGGTTGCCGGAGTCATTTTATCCAGAAGCTCTTATCCCTGGTCAGCGGGAACTGGGTAGCCAGATGCGTGGCAATATGTGGGGAAATCTCTACCCGCGTTCCGGTTTTGTTACGCAGGCGGATGAAGATAAAGCCTCGGCGGTGGTGGCGCAGCGGGTGGCCGACATCATGACCCGTACCGGGCAACCCCATGTCTATCAGCCGCTGACCAGGCAACGCCGTGACGGCTACTGGCCACCGCCGCCGGTGACGGAAAATACCGGCACGAAAAATCATCAGTGGCAGCGGTTATCGCCACAGTTAAGTCAGTCTTGTGCCGTGTTTCCTGACGGAACACATTCCGCTGCCATGAATGGCAATCAGGCCTATGCCTTGTGGCAACCCTACAGCTGTTGCAAACGGCGCGGGCAGCGTTTTCTCAGCAGTACGGATATTTGAATCAGGAGGTCGGATGACGACAAGAAACGCCTTATGGCTGGTCGTGGGTGCAATGATGCTGGGCCCGGTACAATCCCATGCCACCGGACTGTCCCTCACCTTACCGCAGGTGAATCGAAGTGCCCTGGGCTATGGTGCAGAGGCCAGCGGGGCGGTTTCTGATACGTTGTTTTACACGTTGGGGGGCGGCTCGGTGATTTCGGAGCCGGCGAGTCGCGGGGGTTCAATCACCCTGGCCGGTCTGGAGCTGGGCTGGCGTTCGGATTTGATGTGCGGCAATTTCGACCTGAAAACCACGATCAGCAATCAGCTTAATGGCATTACGGCGGGATTCAAGAACCTGATGAGTGATGTGGTTCAGGGGGCCACCGGAGCGGTTGCCAGCCTCCCCGCCATGATAATTCAGCGGGCCAATCCGGGGCTGTATGACATGCTGACCAACGGGGTATTGCAGGCCAATGTGGCGTTTGATAAAGCCCAGTTCAATTGTCAGAACATGGCGAAGAGAATGATGGATTTTGCGCAGAACAACAAATGGAGTCAATCAGCGGCTTTGCAGGAGTACAAAAATCAGGTCAACGGCGGGGATGGTGATGCTGTGCGTGTCAATAATGCCGGCACCAAAGCGACCGGAGCCAGCGGGCACCCGTGGATTGGCGGGCAACGACAGGGCGGAAAGGGGCAGAATGCCATTCGTCCGACCCGTGATTTAGCCAGCGCCGGGTTTAATATGATGAATCAGCTGCCGGTACTGAGCCAGTCATCGGTCAGCACCTTCAATTGCGAGGGCAGTGCCTGCCGTAAATTCAGCTCGGCGCGGGAAGCGGCCGAGGCGGTGGTTAGTGTACTGGGCGATCGGGCCATCCGGACCTGCGCGCAAGCCACAGAGTGCACCAGTGGGGGCGAGCAACACCAGCCGGGGACGACGGTCGCAGGAACGGGGTTTGCCCCGATGCTGGAAGCCCATACCAAAACGAACGCCGAACAACTGGTGAAACTGGTCAGCGGCACGGAGAAACCCACGCGGGTGAATCTCACCAAACTGAAAACCGGCAGTCTGGCCGTGACGCAAGGTGTCATTCAGGCGTTGCAGCGTGACCCCGATAAGGCCGCCCTGACTGCGCGTCTGGCGGGAGAACTGGCGATGAGTGAGACCATTGAAACCGCGTTACTGATGCGCCGAATGCTGATCACTGGCATGTCCGAACCCAATGCGGCAGCACAATCGGAAGCGCTGGCAGAAGGCGACCGCCGGATTGCCGCCCTGGATAGAGAAATCAATGCGCTGAAAAATGAAATGGAGCTGAAGCAGGCCCTCTCGCGTAACTCCATTCTGACCATTATTGAGCGAGATACGCAGCGTATTCACGCTCATCCGCAAAAACAGGTCGCGGACAGTCAGGATGCCCGTTTTTATCAGTTGGAAGCCCCCAACCGTGAGGTCAGGTAAGTTCGACGATGGCAAAAAAACGTGCAAGATTAAAACGAGGCATCGGATTATCACTGATTATCGCTTTGGCGATGGTGGTGACGTTAGCTACCGGCTGGGCAGGGATGAATTATCCCGAAACCCTGTCTGCCTTGAATCGCGGGATGAAAAGGCATCAATCGTTTTGGCTGTTATGGCGGTTAAGTCTTTACGGCGGGCTGCTCTGGGGCGGTTGGAAAATCTGGCAAAGAGTGAAATATCAGGCGGAATATCGAACAACGCTGAGGCGGATGATGGGGGGCAGCCTGTTGTTTATCCTGCTGGGTGAATACGCCCTGTCAGCCAGTCAGGGAAGTGTGTCATGACCACGAACAGTTATCTGGAATATTTCCTGACCCTGCTCGGCTGGGTGGTGAATAATGGCCTGTGGCATATTCTGATTGCCACGGGGTTGTTTACCCTGCCGTTAGTGGTCAAAGTGATTGCCATTTGGCTGAAAGTGCGGGAGTGCGGGGAGGAAGAAGGCCCTAATGGATTGCAGTCACTGGCCCGGATTGAAAATACGTTCTACAGTGCGTTTTTTGTCATGGTGTTTTGCTGCGTGCCGCTGGTCAATGTCAGCTTCAGCACCCTCCAGTATGATACCGCCCGAACCAAAAGCTGTGGCACCTGGACACCCGGTGCGCCGGAGAACAGCGGTTATGCGCCGGTGATATCCAGCCTGAACAATCAAACGGCGGCAGTGCCGATTTGGTGGGCCGTGGTGCATCGGTTATCCAAAGGGCTGACGCAGGCGGCGGTGGCCGCCATTCCCTGTCGGCCGGATTTACGGCAACTGCGTTTTGACGTGCAGCATACCCGTATCAAGAGCCCGGCACTGGCGGCCGAGTTGCAGGATTTTACCCACGATTGTTATGCGTTGGCATTGTACCAGTGGCAACAACGCGATCCGGAACACACCAGCGACCCGATTATCCTGCATGATATCGGCTGGCTGGGCAGCCGTACATTTTTAGCCGGCGATTACCGGACGCTGCAATCGCGCACGCCCCGGGCTGATTTCCCATGGCAGGAGAGTCGAGACAACGGCCGGCCGTATACCGGGCAGGGCGGCTATCCGAGCTGTCAGGTCTGGTGGTCAGCCGCCAACATCGGCCTGAAAGATCGGGTACTGGCGCAGGCCGACCCGGGGTTGTGGCTGCGTCTGTCTGCGACACTGAAAATGTTGGGTAAAAACACGCCCGCATATCAGGAAGCGGTGATCCGCCGTCTGGTCAGCCCGGTAAACCTGACAGTGTCTCAAGCCGGTCAGGTGTATGCCGGCTATGGGGGGAATGCCGATCCCACGCTGTGGGATGGCTCGACCCGGATAGGGGCCTCTGCCGGTGCGCTGTTGGGGGGCTTACTGGCTTATCCTATGTTCGATGCGGTACGGCAGGCCCTGCCAATGATGCAGGCGGTGATTTTGATGGCGTTGTATATCTTAATCCCGTTGCTGCTGTTGGTGGCCGTGTATGAGTTTAAGACCGTGTTTACCCTGACCTGTGTGATTTTTGCGTTGAATTTCCTGACCTTCTGGTGGGAACTGGCGCGCTGGCTGGACAGCCATTTGCTGGACGCCCTGTACGGCTCAGACACCCACAGCCTGTTTAATCTGGCGGGCATGCAGAACACCTCGGATGATTTAATCATGGGGCTGGTGATGGGGACGTTGTTTATTGTGCTGCCGATGATCTGGCTGGGGGCGCTGGCCTGGGCCGGCGTGCGGATGGGCGACGTCGGTGGCCTGATGAGTCAGGGCGTGGGACAGGTCAGGCAATCCGCCGGCATGTTTGGGCAGATGGTGATGCAAAAGATGATGTCGAAAGGAAAGTAGACAAACCCGTGTTTACAACGTCAGGGATACGCAGTTATCCCTGAATTGTCGTTTGGGTTTTAGGTCAATTTTCTATTTTTTTGCCTGTTTGATTTATTTATTATTGCCTCGTTCATGAAAAATAAAATAAAGATGTTTAACAAGATAGATAAATGAATCATTTAACGCCAATGCGTTATTGATTTAATTTATTCTATTTTATGATGCAGGTCGGTTTTATATTGGTTTTTGTGTCGTTATATTTCATATTGGGATTTTAATACGCAATATTCATGAGGTGACTCACAAAAAAGAGAATAAACCCATGCCATTTTATTTCATGTGAATTACACTGTAAACGCTATAATACTTAACATGTTCTATATCAATAATGCCATTTCATTGATAGTAGACGATTTATAGAAACCTCAATGGTTGAAGCCATTGAGGTTTCGCCGTTTAGTGTCATGAAATAAATCTGAATGCATTCGACTTACCGATTCAGTTTAATTTTTTCGCTATTGAATTCATGATAAAAAGGATTAAATTGGAACGCCTTGAATATCGTCTGAAAAGGCTCAGGGAAAGTCATGCGTGATATTGATAAAAATCACAAAAATAAAAAAGTCAAAAAACAATCCGATCATTTTATTCCTTACAAAACGACATATGATCTGCGGTTAACAAAAAGAGAGCCCAATTTAATTAACATACTGATGCAAGTTCAGGGGTATGAATATGGCTTTTTGACGGTGTTAGGTGTCCGCCCTTTATCACAACGGGGTAACCCGAAAAGTACCTCCATTTATGTCGTGCGGTGTCGGTGTGGTAAATATGCCGTCAGGTCACTCAGGGCCATCAGAAATCCGGCGAATATGAATGACATGTGTGAGCATTGTCGTCACCTGTACAACCTGAGACGCAGAGCCCGCTTTCTTACTGAAGGGAAGGATGTTGATTTGTCAGAATTAACCGGCATTACCGATAAAAAGTCCCTGGATATTAAAGAATAAAGGAAGGGTATTGCGCTTGAATCTGAACTACCTGAGCGCGTAAAAACCGTGGGGCAGAGATCATCGCACTGACATTGACCCGGTTTGATGCACACGCTACCATCGAAATGTAATTATCAGTGATCTGTTCGCCTGTGAGGATCACCCATGCGATGGCGAAACAAAGCTCCCGTAGCCTGCAAGGGAGCGCATTACCCTGTGGTACATCTGCGCACTTTTGGAAGCAGATATCGTCAGACAATAACCCGTCGTCCGACGATGAAAGTTATCCGGTGTGATTCACGACCGGCTTATCATGCAATACGAACAGCGCAGGCTTTGCGTTGTCCCGAATACCGACGATAAACGTCCTGAATGTTGTGCGGCGTCACTTGCGTAAAAGCAGCGCGATTACCAAGTGACGCCGCTAAGCGGCCAACGCCCAGAGCATATCCGGCCTGCCTTTACGACCCATTTGATCCCCGTATTACTCAAAGTCACCCGCTGTTACGGGCCTTTTTCTGTCTGAATCGACTTGCTTCGTTTGTTTTTTTAATCCACTGCCTGACAACAGGCTGATACCGAAAAAAGGAGAAATTACCCACGTCACGATAATGAGGCGTTCACCCTGATTGCATCAGGCACTGAACGGGGAGCATGTCATCGCTGTGCTGAGCACGTTGCGAGCTCCTGCAAAAACTCAACACAACCTCGCCCTTGCTACACATTGTCTGACGCACCACGGAACGGTGAACCTGAACCGACACGCAGGGATTTGTTTAAAAATGAATAAAATAAAAGCAAATGCTCAGGAGATGCGAGGATGGCGCAGAAATCGACACGTTCTAAAATCGAACGGTTCAGAAAAGAATTTATGACCCATGCCCGGCAAGCGGGCGGGAGTTTTGCGACGGTGGCGGATCGTGAGCGGATTGCCCGGCAGTTTCTTCACTTTCTGAAAGACAAGGGCATTAAGCTCCGGCAGATGGACAACCTCAAAACAAAATATATCGAGCACTACATTGCCCAGCGAAAGGCTGACCCTATCAGCCCCCGGACACTGCAAAATGAGATGGCGGCGCTAAGAACCATTTTAACGCAGGCCGGGAAACACAAGCTGGCAGCAGCCGATAATCCGCGTCTGAGCAACCGGGCACTGGGTATTGCTAATACGGATCGCCGGGGAACAAAAATGGCGTTAACCCCGGCAGAATTTCAGGCGGCTTTTCAGCAAGTCGAACAAAAAGATCGGGGCGTGGCCGCGGTAATGCAGCTGGCGTATGCATTGGGGCTGCGTACCAAAGAAGCGGTGGAAGCAGGTAAATCCTTAGCCACCTGGAAAAAAGCGCTGGAAAACGGTCATACCTCCGTGCGAATAGTGTTCGGCACCAAAGGCGGGCGGCCAAGGCAGACGGTCATACTGGATCGGCAAGCCTTGCAACAGGCTATTGCCTATGCTGAGCGCGAACAGGCAAGGCGCAGGGGCAGATTAATAGATAAACCCACGATCCATCAGGCGATAGATCGTTACCGTTACGTGGTCAGACGCGCCGGACTGGTGGGTAAGCTAGCGCCGCACAGCATGCGCTACCATTTTGCGCAGCAATCCGGGGCATATT is part of the Xenorhabdus cabanillasii genome and encodes:
- a CDS encoding integrating conjugative element protein: MMLGPVQSHATGLSLTLPQVNRSALGYGAEASGAVSDTLFYTLGGGSVISEPASRGGSITLAGLELGWRSDLMCGNFDLKTTISNQLNGITAGFKNLMSDVVQGATGAVASLPAMIIQRANPGLYDMLTNGVLQANVAFDKAQFNCQNMAKRMMDFAQNNKWSQSAALQEYKNQVNGGDGDAVRVNNAGTKATGASGHPWIGGQRQGGKGQNAIRPTRDLASAGFNMMNQLPVLSQSSVSTFNCEGSACRKFSSAREAAEAVVSVLGDRAIRTCAQATECTSGGEQHQPGTTVAGTGFAPMLEAHTKTNAEQLVKLVSGTEKPTRVNLTKLKTGSLAVTQGVIQALQRDPDKAALTARLAGELAMSETIETALLMRRMLITGMSEPNAAAQSEALAEGDRRIAALDREINALKNEMELKQALSRNSILTIIERDTQRIHAHPQKQVADSQDARFYQLEAPNREVR
- a CDS encoding TIGR03757 family integrating conjugative element protein, whose amino-acid sequence is MYTDRQYPPVNLTPDSHVVWLDAAEQHQKKTFPQLSADPQQATLQAQAVLQSPQWRQQEQLLINAYRDVVEAWQRGVRQYPAVVFDDRDVVYGTADVAKAAALREQHRP
- a CDS encoding type VI secretion system baseplate subunit TssF; its protein translation is MTLKPGDITITQEGSPAHLSVHNILPVSDDYPPLLQDNASWPLLSCLSSPPVLLFATDGLKQFLRQFDPYAELNRPLSHHIRRHIDGIVRTDEHLTDRLKYGRPVRGHWVGLTLNPDCYANAGEMYRFCRLVHEAMACFISQSTFVKLDVSTPDTRGVLWAFREVYGTRREM
- a CDS encoding type VI secretion system baseplate subunit TssF → MKNNKESMYLRERTYLRELAQYVAKTSPHLADFLFASHDPDIERVFEAFALLIANLRDKIEDDCPEISHGILSRIWPTALSPIPPTTIMQFHPIDGEHQGTVDIPASTPISAEVNGQLLTFKTCRPLHIEPLIVRSKVVKKIGTHSEIVLTLCQAGISSSVWPSGALSFFLGTDNARAAQLSLWLDEHICEMSLRTQGEQRKLSSFPYGWHNLFDTPILPMEKRTYAGMQLLMEYYALPHLYNFMTVDISDSCREVPLNDDGSFELVFRFKGELPLDDVSDAFMLGCVPAIHLEPLISQPLPLGEGDHRYPLSLGESVQLFRLRDIQVVQQPDETQQRGSPYRYLPIDQFTPSTPELAEEGEPETFYYLYHRERDLLGRLKHQLHFF
- a CDS encoding conjugal transfer protein TraG N-terminal domain-containing protein, translating into MTTNSYLEYFLTLLGWVVNNGLWHILIATGLFTLPLVVKVIAIWLKVRECGEEEGPNGLQSLARIENTFYSAFFVMVFCCVPLVNVSFSTLQYDTARTKSCGTWTPGAPENSGYAPVISSLNNQTAAVPIWWAVVHRLSKGLTQAAVAAIPCRPDLRQLRFDVQHTRIKSPALAAELQDFTHDCYALALYQWQQRDPEHTSDPIILHDIGWLGSRTFLAGDYRTLQSRTPRADFPWQESRDNGRPYTGQGGYPSCQVWWSAANIGLKDRVLAQADPGLWLRLSATLKMLGKNTPAYQEAVIRRLVSPVNLTVSQAGQVYAGYGGNADPTLWDGSTRIGASAGALLGGLLAYPMFDAVRQALPMMQAVILMALYILIPLLLLVAVYEFKTVFTLTCVIFALNFLTFWWELARWLDSHLLDALYGSDTHSLFNLAGMQNTSDDLIMGLVMGTLFIVLPMIWLGALAWAGVRMGDVGGLMSQGVGQVRQSAGMFGQMVMQKMMSKGK
- a CDS encoding TIGR03756 family integrating conjugative element protein, with product MNPSHIAFPVLITLVAAFAPATQAAINTAQIVAGSLSPACIQWRVSGICYWLFCSWHGCTVKTSVKVTHFLPQTVVSTYHAPGGNPWSEMAQISALSGGLENTVTSALSNFTTGGGNHNTQVAGKRSTHLRFKYADAIGHPATTLIGGQIPGYSCKSAATPLMPYFLSTLDTVAWRSGLPESFYPEALIPGQRELGSQMRGNMWGNLYPRSGFVTQADEDKASAVVAQRVADIMTRTGQPHVYQPLTRQRRDGYWPPPPVTENTGTKNHQWQRLSPQLSQSCAVFPDGTHSAAMNGNQAYALWQPYSCCKRRGQRFLSSTDI
- a CDS encoding integrase domain-containing protein, translated to MAQKSTRSKIERFRKEFMTHARQAGGSFATVADRERIARQFLHFLKDKGIKLRQMDNLKTKYIEHYIAQRKADPISPRTLQNEMAALRTILTQAGKHKLAAADNPRLSNRALGIANTDRRGTKMALTPAEFQAAFQQVEQKDRGVAAVMQLAYALGLRTKEAVEAGKSLATWKKALENGHTSVRIVFGTKGGRPRQTVILDRQALQQAIAYAEREQARRRGRLIDKPTIHQAIDRYRYVVRRAGLVGKLAPHSMRYHFAQQSGAYYKAQGFSEQEVLALVSMDLGHGDGRGRYIRQVYYQNVEGEYTELFTGSGTCDSQYFN
- the tssI gene encoding type VI secretion system tip protein TssI/VgrG, with amino-acid sequence MMKNIIDKLPAAKSGLRFTFQVAGLPESTFAVGEFSLQEGLSELFTLNLTLVQSLPDNPFRPKPEIDLTALLMQEAVLQVFQGVQLQRKITGIISHADWAGTDGNKTLYTLTVRPALWRLTLNQESRIFHQQNVPAILTDLMKKHYVRADSKLYDPHQDREYVTQKRESDYGFFSRLAAEEGISFWFEDETAFFSDSHLGMTAGLPLTYSPQPETAHGIDTIYQVRLGVGMSPQRSLHKDFNYDNPRYHLSHMQSSEGFRDFGSQTPYTVFESYGRFQKDAAAKPFLKYRHEALDNQKKTGSGSSNCIKLMPGKIFEINSHPHAPLNARWQIVGISHHGRCPGAMGDNGGEGTTLSNHFSFIDGLADWRPPFHYKPLADGDETATVVGPEGEEIFVNKDGAIKVHFHWNRYDKADDGASCWVRVAQGWNGNGFGFMAIPRIGQEVIVSYLNGDIDRPIVTGCVYNGLNRPPLDLPSQKTRTTFKTKTHKGKGFNELRFEDAKGSEEVFIHAQKDMNTKVLNDRDTHVLANHSETIEKNQNIEVYEHREETIGLTDTLDVGESLSITAGTVIELRCGSSVLRMDKLGNVTIQGNNFLFQASDAIQISAQDIDLN